The DNA segment GCAACGGCGGCGCGCCTCGTTCATGGCGAGGCGAGACGGCATTGCCTGGCTGATCGGTGCGCTCGCACTGGTGGCGGGCGGCGTTTTCGTCGGCATCAACCTCGCCTACAACCAGGGCAACCTGATGGCGCCGCTCGACGACGTCTACATCCACCTGCAATACGGCAAGCAACTCGGCAGCGGGCACCCATTCCAGTACAACACCGGCGATCCCATCAGCACCGGAGCCAGCAGCCTGCTGTACGCGTTCGTTCTGGGTTTCGCCTACCTGATCGGCTTCACCGGATCGGCCTTCCTGTGGTTCGCCGTCCTGTTCGGCATCGGCTGCTTCGCCATCGCCGCCGGCCTCGTCTACCATCTCGGCCGCACGCTGGTCAGCAAGTCGGTCGGAGTGTGGTCCGGCGTTCTCGTCGCCCTCAGCGGACCGCTGCTGTGGGGCGCGGCGAGCGGCATGGAGGTCGGCCTCACCGCGCTACTCGTCGTGGCGACGGTGCTGGCCTTCACGACCGAACGGCCGACGGCGCGGTTCGTGCGTACCCCGGTGCTGGCGTTCCTGCTCGCTCTCGTCAGGCCGGAAGGACTTTTCTTCGCGCTCATGCTGAGCGGCGCGATGCTGTGGACCATAAGAGGAGCGCGCAAGGCGCAGGGCAAGCCGGTGCTCGCGAAACCGGGCACGTCGCTGCTGTGCCTGCTCCCGCTCGCCGCCGCCATCGCGCAGTACCTGTTCTACAAGCTCGCCACCGGTACCTTCACCGCCAACGGCGTGCAGTCGAAGTCGTTCCTCAACGACCGCCCGCTGTTCTACTTCGGCGACTTCGTCGACAGGACCACGGCGAACGTACGCGGTGTCATCGGCTTCTTCAACGGCATGACAGGGCAGGACTACGCCTTCCCCGGCGCGGTCGTCTTCTTCGTGCTCGGTCTCGCCTACCTCATCGTCACGAGGCCGCAGTGGCGAGCGCTCGCCCTCGCGGTCGGGCTCGGCTTCGGCGCGGTCATCGTCTCCGCGTCGACGCTGTCGACGGCGCTGATCCACGAATTGCGCTACTTCCACCCGTTCATCCCGCTGTTCGTGCTGTTCATCGTGTGCGGCGTGTACGCGGTCTCGCGGCTGGCGCCGAAGGAACGGCTGCGCGCGACCGGCCTGCACGCACTGCTCGTCGTCGTGCTCATCTTCACCCTGGTCGCCGTGCCGACCTGGGGTATCCGGTACGGGAGGGAAGCGGCGACCATCAGGGACACCGACGTTTCGGTCGGAGCGTGGATCAGCGGGAATCTGCCCCCTGACTCCGTCGTGGCTGTCAAGGACGTCGGTGCCATCGCCTACTTCGGCGACCGGAAGGTCGTCGACACGGTCGGGCTCGCCACCAACGGCCTCGCCGAACCGAGCAACAACGGAACGGGATCGCTTTACGAGGCGCTGAGGCAGCTTCCGGAAGCCGACCGGCCCGATTACTTCGCCGTGTACGAACCCGTTCCGGGTGCGCCCATGCAGCCGCTGGTCGCCGCGGGCGTGCTCGCCGATCCGATCGCCGTCTTCCCCGTTCGCGCCCAGCTGGACCTCACCGGAAGGCGCATCGTGCCTTTCGACAGCATCCAGGTGTACCCGGCGGACTGGCGGCTGGCAGGCAGCGGCGATCGCTCACCGGTCGGCGGAGACGTACGCGACTACCTCAACGTGGGTGACCTTCGCAGCGAGGAGAGCCACGACTATCTGCCGGAGATGTCGCAGCCGGGACTCCAGCCCGACAGCCTGCTGCGCAGGCAGGGCGACGTCATCGACAGTGGCCGCGCGATCGTGGGCGGCGAGCGCTTCACCGCGCGCAACCTCCGGCCCGGCACCCCGCTCACCATCGCTACCCGCGTACTTACGCCCGGTATGGAACGCAAGGTGCGGGTGGTCGTCGACGGTAAGGACGTCGGTACCTGGGACTTCGGCCCCAGGCGGGACCAGTGGACCGAGGAGACGTTCACGGTGCCAGGCGAGGCCATCACCTCACCGGACGTGACGGTGGAACTCAAGCCCGAACGCCCGCTCCTCAGCCCCTACCCCGAGTACACCTCCTTCGGCTACTGGTTCATCCAATAATCGATGGAAGTTGCGTAGTGGCTCGGGTGGCGGAACCTGAGGCGGCTCCTCGCTGCGGGATCGTCTCCTCATGTATGCCCATACACCACGTCGGCGCTGTCCTCGCGAGGAACCGCCTCAGAACCCGCTTCGGTGCGAGTTGGCGGCCCACATCAAGCGGCTACGCCGCACCTAGATGGGCAGCTTGCGGAAGATCGGCCGGGGAACGTGCCGCAGCGCGGACATCACCGGACGGAACGCCGAAGGCGCCCACACCAGTTCCTTGCCACCACGCACCGCGTTGACCGCGACGTCCGCGACCTGCTCCGCGGTCTGTTCGAGCGGGGCCTTGCCCATGCCCTCGGTCATCTTCGTGCGCACCTGGCCCGGCCTGACGACGGTGACCTTGACCCCGAACGGGGAAAGCGCCTCGCCGAGACCGAGGTAGAACCCGTCGAATCCGGCCTTGGTCGAGCCGTAGAGGAAGTTGGACCGCCTGACCCGCTCACCGGCCACAGAGGACAGTGCGACGACCGCACCGTGGCCCTGCGCCTTGAGCTTGTCGGCGAGCGCGACGCCGACCGAGACGGCGGCGGTGTAGTTCACGGTGGCGAGTTCGACCGCCTTGGCGTGGTCCTGCCACACCTCCTCCGCGTCGCCGAGCAGGCCGAAGGCGACGACAGTGACGTCGATGTCGCCACCGGCGAACGCTTTGTCGATCACGGCGGGATGCGACGCGGTGTCCTTCGCGTCGAAGTCCACTGTGGAGACATCGGCGCCCTTGTCCCGCAGCCGTTTCGCTGCCGCGTCGAGCCGGGGAGACTGCCGTGCGGCGAGCACGATCCTCACCGGTTGCTGGGCTAGGTACTTCTCGGCGATCGCGAGCGCGATGTCCGAGGTACCGCCGAGCAGAAGCAGCGACTGGGGGTTGCCCACCGCGTCGATCACAGTTCCAGCCTCCTGGCCATGTCGGAGATGAAAACGCCGTCCGGGTCGACCGAATGACGAATCTTGCGCCACTCGTCGAGCCGGGGATACATGCGGTGGAAGGTTTCCGCCGCGGTCCGCGAATCCTTTGCCGTGTAGAGCCTTCCGCCCGCGGCGAGCACGTCGTCGTCCAGTTCGGAGCAGAACCGGCCCAGACCGTCCTTGCTCTGGAAATCGACGCTGAGCATCCAGCCGGGAGTCGGCCACGACAGGGGGGCGGGGTTGGCCTCGCCCATGCGCTTGAGCACGTTGAGGAAGGAATAGTGCCCCGAGTGCGCGATCTTGTGGCAGATCCGCTTGAGGTCGTCCTCCCTGCCGAACGGAACGGAGAACTGGTATTGCAGGAAGCCCTTCGAGCCGTACGCCCTGTTCCATTCGCTGAGCATGTCGAGCGGGTGGTAGAACTGCGTCAGGTTCTGAATCTTTCCCCTGGCACCGTTCTTCGGCACCGTGTGCTGCCAGACGTTGTTGATCAGCCCGAAGATCAGCTTGTTGCCGAGCCCGTTCGGGAACACGTCCGGAATGGTCATGAGCTGCGGTGCGTCGAACTTGAGCGGATCCGAGCGCAGCTTGTCGGGAAGCTGGTCGACGGTCGCCAGCGAGCCACGGGAGAAGGTCGCCCTCCCGTGCTTCGGACCTCGGGCGATTAGGTCGGGCACCGCCATCGAGTAGTCGTAGTTGAGGTCCGAACCGTCGGTGAACAGCGCCAGCGTCTCGTCGAGGTTTTCGGTGCGGTCGGCGTCGACGTAGAAGTACGCGGTCTCGGTCTTCTTCATCCGCACGGTGGCCCGCAGGATGATGCCGGTGAGGCCGATACCGGCGACCGTGGCCCAGAACAGCTCCGCCTCGGGGCCATCGGGGGTCAGCGTCCTGACCTGCCCGTCCGCCGTCAGCAGGTCCATCGAGGCGATGTGGTTGCCGAAGCTGCCCGCGCTGTGATGGTTCTTGCCGTGGATGTCGTTGGCGATGGCGCCGCCGATGGTGACCTGGCGGGTGCCGGGCAGAACGGGAGCCCACAGTCCGTAGGGAAGGGCGGCGCGCATCAGCGCGTCGAGGCTCACTCCCGCGTCGACCACGACCTGACCGCTGTCAGGATCGATCGAGTGAATGCGATCGAGCGCGGTCATGTCGATCACGACGCCGCCCGCGTTCTGTGCGGGGTCGCCGTAGGAGCGGCCGAGGCCGCGGGCGATCACTCCGCGTTCGCCCGCCTCTGTGACCGCGCGGGCGATCACCTCGACGTCGGAGGTGCTCAGAACATTCGCAATTGTCGGGGCCGTGCGGCCCCAGCCGGAGAGTGTCCGGCGTTGCAGGTCTGGTTCCGGAGTCGCAGCGCTCACCCGAACCAGGGTAACCATGTCGAATTATGGCCCGACGGTGACCGGCCGCTCACATTTCCTACACTCGGAACCTGTCAACGAAAATTCCCGGCCGACGAGGTAGTGACGTGGTGGCGACGAACTCGCAGGCAAGCGAGGCGGCACAACCTGCCTCACCCGGTCTGAAGGCACAACTTGTTCGGTTCGTCCTGATCGGCGGATTTTGCGCGCTCATCGACTTCGGCATTTACAGCCTGTTGCTCACCGTGGGGCTTGGCGAAGGCGCGTGGGTGCACGTCGCGAAAGCGATCAGTTTCATCGCTGGCACGACGACCGCGTATTTCCTTAACCGGCGTTTTACGTTCAAGGCGGCCCAATCGGGCGGCGCGGCGCAGCTGGGCGGATTCGTCCTGCTCTACACGGTGACGTTTTTCGTCAATGTGGGTACCAATGCGCTGGTACTGCATCTCATGGACGACGACACGCGGTTGACCAAGGGCATCGCGTGGGTGATCGCGCAGGGGATGGCCACCACGATCAATTTCGTCATGCTGAAGTGGGTCGTGTTTCGCGAACCACGCGGTTGATGGCCGGTTCGAAGGCAGCGCCGGTGGCCTGTACCTTACGTGTGCAGCCCCCGCGCGAATTTCCCTTGGAGGACTGAGGTCGCATGCCTGGTAAAGCAGTTCCGGCCGCCGAGCGTCAGCCGGCTACGAACGGCAAGGCTCCGGCTACCACACCATCGAGTGAGGAGCGGGCACTGTTCACGGAGCACGCACCGCAGAGCGCGCTGCTCGCCCAGCGGGGCCTCTTCGCAGGTCCGTCCGACGTGGTGAGCAAGGACATGTACTCCGAGGTCGTCGAAGGAGTCGTCGCTCGCGACAGGGACGGCATCGCGCTCGAACCCTCGGCCAGGGTCTCCTGCAACACCTACTTCGGCCGGTTCCCAGCCAGCTACTGGCAGCGCTGGACCAAGGTCGGCAACGTCACCCTCCAGGCCGTCGTCACCGGTTCGGGACACCTCGCCGTGCGGGCGTCGGACGTCGAGGGCGACCCGAGGACCATCGCCGCAAGGACGGTCGACGGTGTCGACAAGGAGACTGTCCGGCTCGACGCGAAGCTCGACAAGTTCTTCGACGGCGGTGCGCTGTGGCTCGACCTGGAGACCGAGGCCGGCGAGCGGCTGACGGTCACCGACGTGCGCTGGACCGTCGAACCGCCTGAGCGGATCCGGCCAACCGCCGTGACCATCTGCACGATGAACCGCGCCGACGACTGCCTCGCCAACCTGAAGGCGCTCGCCGACTCGCTGCCCGCGCTCGAAACGCTCGACGCCATCTACGTCGCCGACCAGGGCACCGACACCGTCGACTCGCGCGAGGGCTTCGCCGACGTCGCGAAGCGTCTCGGCGACAAGTTGCACTACATCAAGCAGCCCAACCTTGGTGGTGCGGGCGGCTTCACCCGTGGCCTCTACGAGGTCGCCGGGCACACCGAGACCGCGCACGCCAACGTGCTGTTCATGGACGACGACGTGCTGCTCGAACCGGACCTGGTCATCCGGCTGACCGCGTTCTCCAACCGCGCGGCCAATCCGATGATCGTCGGTGGCCAGATGCTCAACCTGCTCCACCCCAACCAGCTTCACGTCGGTGCGGAGTACGCAAGGCTGAACACCCTTGAGCCGGGGCAGCCCGTCGACCACAGCCTCGCCACCGCCGACCTGCTCGGCGTCGACAGTGACACCGGCAAGCCGAACCGCCAGGAGCGCAGGCTCGACGCCGGATACAACGGCTGGTGGTCCTGCCTCATCCCCTACGAGGTCGTCAAGGAGATCGGCTACCCCATGCCGTTCTTCTTCCAGTGGGACGACGCGGAGTACAGCTACCGGGCCCGCGCTCACGGGTTCCCCACGGTCACACTTCCCGGCGCCGGCGTGTGGCACGCCGACTTCCACTGGAAGGACTGGGACGAGTGGCACCGCTACTTCAACCTGCGTAACTCCATCATCACGGCCGCACTGCACAGCCCGTTCGACCTGAACCTGCTGTCGAGGGTGCTCATGGCCCAGCTCGTGCGCTACCTGCTCGGAATGCAGTACGGGCTTTCGGCGACGCTCATCAAGGCGGTCGAGGACTTCCTGGAGGGCCCCGAGGTCCTCAGGGACGGCGGTGTCGCCGCGATGAAGGAGATCAGGGAGATCAGGGCGCGGTACCCGGAGACGAAGCGTTACCCCGCCACCGACGTTCCCGGCATCGCATCCAACGACATCGGGATCATCAACACCGCGCCGAGGCCGAGCATGCAGCGCGCCGTGCTGCTCAAGCGGGTGCTCAACCGGCTGCTCGGCAAGCACCGCTTCGCGCTGGGCGCCATCCCGAGCGACGAGGCGCACTGGTGGCACGTTTCGCTGTTCGAGACCGCCGTGGTCACCGACGCTTCGCAGGAAGGCGTCCGGGTTCGCCGCTACGACCGCGACCGGATGTTCGAGCTCGCCAAGCACGGCGTCAAGGTGATCAACCGGCTGCGCAAGGAAGGCCGCGCGGTGCAGGCCCAGTACAAGCACGCGATGCCTGAGCTGACCAGCAGGGAGAACTGGACCCGGCTCTACGAGCTGTGACGGAAGCCGTGTGACGACACCGGGTGCGCCGCGCGAGGGCGGCGCACCCGGTGTGTCAGTGCAGGCCGAATACCTTGCCCTTGCGCTGTAGGTCGTCGATGTAGGCGACGGCCACATGCGCGAAGTTGACCAGAATCGTCGTGCCTTCCCTCGACGTCACCGGCTCCACCGAGCCGTGGTCGAGATGAAGGTGCAGTTGTTTTTCGAGTTCGGGCACGGTTTCGGGATCCAGTGCGAACAACAGTGGTTCCCCGCCGCTGATCAGATGTAGTACGAGTGCTGGTTTCTCATCGGCCATACGGTCAACAACAGCAGCAGGTGATCGCCGCGGCAACCCTGGTTCGCTCAGAGCAGACCTCAGTACCGTCATCGGCGAATAGCGAAGAGGCCCACGCGCGTGGGCCTCTTCGACGATCTTGTGGTCACCGGTACCGGTAGAACTGTTCCTTCCGGCCCTGGCGAACCAGCCGCAACCACCGCAGGAACGCCTTCGGGTCGCGCTTGACGCCAACGAAGTACAGGCCGAAGCGCAGTACCTCCAGCGCGCCGATCTTGCGCATACCCGGCTGGGAGAGCAGGAAACCGCGGTTGCGGTAGGTGTAGTACCGCTTGATGTCGTTCTCGGGGTCCTGCGCGTGGAACCGGCCGCCCAGCATCGGCTTGAACTCGTCGGAACCGTTGGGGTGCAGGTAAACCGTCTTCAGCGAGGTACCGAAAGGAAGTCCCGACCTGACCAGCCTGCGGTGCAGTTCGACCTCGTCGCCCCGGAAGAACAGCCGTAGATCCGGAACGCCGGTGACCTCCAAAGTGGACGCCCGGAACAGGGCGCCGTTCATGAGGGAGGCGATTCCGGGAAGGAAGTCCGTTCCGAGTTCGGCCGAGGAACGCTTCCACGTCAGGCCCCTGCGCAGCGGGAAGGCCAGCTTGTCCGGATCGTCGATGTTGGCGACGACGGGGGACACCTCGGCGAGCCCTCGTGCCCGCGCCTCTTCGAGAAGCACGGCGAGCACGTTCTCGTCGGCGGGCCGCCCGTCGTCGTCGGCGAGCCATATCCATTCGGCGCCCATGGCGAGCGCGTGCAGCATCCCGAGCGCGAACCCGCCCGCGCCACCGAGGTTCCGGTGAGACGGAAGGTAGGTCGAGGCGAGCGGGTAGGCGTCGACGACGTCGCCCGCCGACTGATCGGGACCGTTGTCCACGACGATCAGGTGGTCCACCTGCCGGGTTTGCGCCGCGATGATCTTCAGCGAGTCGGCGAGCAGATCCCTGCGGTGCCTGGTGACGACGACCGCGACGACGGCGTCTTCCTTCAGCGGGTTGCCCTGCATCTCAGTCGCCGCTCATGGCCGGTGCCTCGCCGAGGCGCTCCAGTGCCTCCTGGCTGAGGTTTTCGAACGGGTCCTTGCCCTTGTACGAGGTGAGCACTTCCCGCAGCGAGCCGTGCATCTTGACGTTGCCTTCGTCCATCCAGACCGCCGAGTCGCACAACTCGATCAGCAGCTCGTCGGAGTGGTTGGCGAACACGAGGAGGCCGGATCGCTTGACGAGGTCCTTGAGCCGGTCTCTGGCCTTGTTCAGGAACGCGGCGTCGACGGCTCCGATGCCCTCGTCGAGGATGAGGATTTCGGGGTCGATGGAGGTCACGATGCCCAGCGCGAGCCGTACCCGCATACCGGTCGAGTAGGTGCGCAGTGGCATCGCGAGGTAGTCGCCGAGTTCGGTGAACTCGGCGATGTCGTCGATGCGCTTCTCCATTTCCTTGCTGGTCATGCCGAGGAACAGGCCGCGGATGACGATGTTCTCGAAGCCGGAGATCTCGGGGTCCATTCCGACACCGAGGTCGAAAACGGGCGCGACCTTGCCGACGACCTTCGCCGAGCCTCTTGTCGGCTCGTAGATACCGGAGAGCAACCGCAGCAACGTCGACTTGCCGGCGCCGTTGTGGCCGACGAGCGCGACCCGGTCGCCTTCCTTGAGGGAGAGCGTCACGTCGTGCAGTGCTTCGATGATCGGCACTTTGCTGTCGGTGCCGATCTTGCCGCCGACCTTGCCGAGAACCTTCTTCTTCAGCGAGCGGGTCTTGGCGTCGAAGATCGGGAAGTCGACGAAAGCGTTGCGGACCTCAATGCTGACCATTCAGTCACACCCAATACGAGACGCGAGCACGGTAGTTGCGCATTACGAGCAGTGCCAGCAGCCAGCCGACGATCGTGAAGCCGATGACGACGAACCAGCTGTTGATGCTCACCTGTTGTCCGATCAACGGCGCTCGAATTATCTGTATGAAGTGATAGAGCGGGTTGAACTGGATGAAGGGCAATGCCCACGAAACGGCTTCCCTGCCACCACCTTGGTAGAGCTGGTCGACGGGCCACACGATGGGCGTCAAGTAGAAGAGCAGCTGGATCAGCGAGCTGATCACCTGCGGGATGTCGCGGTAGCGGGTCGAGATGACGCCGAGCATCAGGGTGACCCAGCCGGCGTTGATCGCGAGCAGCACGAAGGCGGGGATCGCGGTCAGCGTGTACCAACCGAGGCCGGGGTGGCAGATACCGCCGGGTGTGCAGACCCCTTCTTGCAAGCCGTACTGATGGTTCAGGCTCGTGAAGAAGATCGACACGATGATCACGTAGACGATCAGGTTGTGCGCGAACATGAGCGTCTGCCGCCACACCGTGCGCAGGGCGTACACGCTCAGTGGCGCGGGCATCTGTTTGATGAGGCCCTCGTTGGAGATGAAGGTCTCCATGCCCTCCGAGAGGCAGCCGCTGATGAACGTCCAGACGATGAAACCCGTGCTGATGTAAGGCAGGAAGGTCTGGATGTGCAGGTTGAACAGCTGCGAGTACAGCAGGCCGAGGCCGAGTGCGATGACACCCTGGCTGATCGTGATCCAGAACGGTCCGATCACCGACCTGCGGTAGCGCTGTTTGATGTCCTGCCAGCCGAGATGGCCCCAGAGCTCTCGATTCGACATACCGGTCTTGATGTCGTCGACGGCACGTTTCCACGTGCGGCTATCGGATGCTGGTGGAGCCGTGTTCATGGCTGCTGTCTCTGGGGGTTCGACGGTGCTGGTGGCGTGCACGAGATACGAGGGTACTGGCGAGGCGGATCGGCGGTCGCGCGTGTCCGCCTCAACCGGTGATTCGTACCGCGACCTGGCAATCCTCGTACGAGTAGGCCACGTAGGCGAATCGCACGCCAGTGTGGGTCAGGTACTCCTGCCATGCCCTGTGCTCGTGCTCGCGCCAGCCCGGGTAGTTGAAGTACTCGTCGAACACGATCACCGATCCCGGGCCGAGCCGGGGCCCGACGAGGTCGAGCACGGTTTTGGCCGAACTGTACAAATCGCTGTCGATGTGGACGAAATCGATCGGTTCCTGGTGCTCGGCGAGGAATCCGGGAAGCGTGTCGGCGAAAAGTCCGACGACCAGCTCGGCTCCGGGGACCTCCGGCAGGTCGGTTCTGGCGAAGGTTCCGGCAGGCATTCCGCTGAGCCATGCCTCGGGAAGTCCCTCGAACGAATCGAAACCGTACACGTGTCCTTCTTCGCGAATGGCGGTTATGCGGCGCAACGTGTTGCCAGACGCGACTCCGAATTCGAGAGCCATGCCACCTTTCGGGGCCAATGACACGGCGTAGTCGAGTGTTTCCCATGGGCGCCGGAAATGGCGGACACCGACGAGATGGACCGAGGCGAACCGGCAGCTTTCCGCCGCCGCTTCCTGATCACCGGCGTAGATGATGTCTCTTCTGCTGCGCACCTCGAATTCGATCAGCCGGTCCGACAGCCTGCCGAGGTCGGCGCGCAATTCGGACAGTTCGCGATCGAGTTGATCAAATCGGATGCGCTGCGCCCGGAAAAAAGGTGCTTGCGCGGTCTCGATCGCGCGAATGATTTTCGCTCGTAACGCGCTTCGTATTCGTCCGCGCATCAACGGATGATAGGAGCCTCGCGGGGTGGTGTGCATCCGGTGGTGATACGTGCACTCTTCGCGCCCGGTTTGCGTAGTGATACCTTCCGACACCATGGATTCTGGTGTCCTGGCGCCGAGTTGGCTGCGGAACCTGCTGGAGGCATACGCCGACCGGCCGGATCCACGTTCGGTCGCCGTCGTCGGCAACCAGCCGCTTCCCGCCGACGAGCAGCGCGCCAAAGCGATCGACAGCTGCGACATCGTCTTCCGGGTCAACGGTTTCGTCTGTGACGAACCGGGGGGCCAGCCGGCCGTGGGCAGCCGCACCCACGTCGTCGTGTTCAACCGCGCACTGCGCGCGACGAAATGGGTTTTCCGCGACTATCGCTCGCGGCTGTACCTGCTTGTCGAGCCCGGCAGGCTGCACTGGGAACCGGACAACATCCCGCAATGGTGGCCGGAAGACCTCGGGTTCGTACCCGTCTCCAACAGGGACGTCACGCTCCCGCTCTCCGACGCTCTTGGGCTCGACAGCCGCACCGAGGAGCGCTGGGCCACGACGGGAACGATGGCGGCATGGATGGCGAGGACGGCCTTCCCCGAGGCCGATCTTGTGCTCTCGGGGTTTTCTTTCGTCGACGACCCTCACCAGACATCGTGGCAGCACGCCGCGGGAGATTCG comes from the Prauserella marina genome and includes:
- a CDS encoding glycosyltransferase, encoding MQGNPLKEDAVVAVVVTRHRRDLLADSLKIIAAQTRQVDHLIVVDNGPDQSAGDVVDAYPLASTYLPSHRNLGGAGGFALGMLHALAMGAEWIWLADDDGRPADENVLAVLLEEARARGLAEVSPVVANIDDPDKLAFPLRRGLTWKRSSAELGTDFLPGIASLMNGALFRASTLEVTGVPDLRLFFRGDEVELHRRLVRSGLPFGTSLKTVYLHPNGSDEFKPMLGGRFHAQDPENDIKRYYTYRNRGFLLSQPGMRKIGALEVLRFGLYFVGVKRDPKAFLRWLRLVRQGRKEQFYRYR
- a CDS encoding ABC transporter ATP-binding protein, producing MVSIEVRNAFVDFPIFDAKTRSLKKKVLGKVGGKIGTDSKVPIIEALHDVTLSLKEGDRVALVGHNGAGKSTLLRLLSGIYEPTRGSAKVVGKVAPVFDLGVGMDPEISGFENIVIRGLFLGMTSKEMEKRIDDIAEFTELGDYLAMPLRTYSTGMRVRLALGIVTSIDPEILILDEGIGAVDAAFLNKARDRLKDLVKRSGLLVFANHSDELLIELCDSAVWMDEGNVKMHGSLREVLTSYKGKDPFENLSQEALERLGEAPAMSGD
- a CDS encoding GtrA family protein; translation: MVATNSQASEAAQPASPGLKAQLVRFVLIGGFCALIDFGIYSLLLTVGLGEGAWVHVAKAISFIAGTTTAYFLNRRFTFKAAQSGGAAQLGGFVLLYTVTFFVNVGTNALVLHLMDDDTRLTKGIAWVIAQGMATTINFVMLKWVVFREPRG
- a CDS encoding glycosyltransferase family 29 protein encodes the protein MRNLLEAYADRPDPRSVAVVGNQPLPADEQRAKAIDSCDIVFRVNGFVCDEPGGQPAVGSRTHVVVFNRALRATKWVFRDYRSRLYLLVEPGRLHWEPDNIPQWWPEDLGFVPVSNRDVTLPLSDALGLDSRTEERWATTGTMAAWMARTAFPEADLVLSGFSFVDDPHQTSWQHAAGDSCIVGPEHQIMAEGRLLGSWTKTGRTKLLR
- a CDS encoding glycosyltransferase produces the protein MPGKAVPAAERQPATNGKAPATTPSSEERALFTEHAPQSALLAQRGLFAGPSDVVSKDMYSEVVEGVVARDRDGIALEPSARVSCNTYFGRFPASYWQRWTKVGNVTLQAVVTGSGHLAVRASDVEGDPRTIAARTVDGVDKETVRLDAKLDKFFDGGALWLDLETEAGERLTVTDVRWTVEPPERIRPTAVTICTMNRADDCLANLKALADSLPALETLDAIYVADQGTDTVDSREGFADVAKRLGDKLHYIKQPNLGGAGGFTRGLYEVAGHTETAHANVLFMDDDVLLEPDLVIRLTAFSNRAANPMIVGGQMLNLLHPNQLHVGAEYARLNTLEPGQPVDHSLATADLLGVDSDTGKPNRQERRLDAGYNGWWSCLIPYEVVKEIGYPMPFFFQWDDAEYSYRARAHGFPTVTLPGAGVWHADFHWKDWDEWHRYFNLRNSIITAALHSPFDLNLLSRVLMAQLVRYLLGMQYGLSATLIKAVEDFLEGPEVLRDGGVAAMKEIREIRARYPETKRYPATDVPGIASNDIGIINTAPRPSMQRAVLLKRVLNRLLGKHRFALGAIPSDEAHWWHVSLFETAVVTDASQEGVRVRRYDRDRMFELAKHGVKVINRLRKEGRAVQAQYKHAMPELTSRENWTRLYEL
- a CDS encoding class I SAM-dependent methyltransferase, with protein sequence MRGRIRSALRAKIIRAIETAQAPFFRAQRIRFDQLDRELSELRADLGRLSDRLIEFEVRSRRDIIYAGDQEAAAESCRFASVHLVGVRHFRRPWETLDYAVSLAPKGGMALEFGVASGNTLRRITAIREEGHVYGFDSFEGLPEAWLSGMPAGTFARTDLPEVPGAELVVGLFADTLPGFLAEHQEPIDFVHIDSDLYSSAKTVLDLVGPRLGPGSVIVFDEYFNYPGWREHEHRAWQEYLTHTGVRFAYVAYSYEDCQVAVRITG
- a CDS encoding FAD-binding oxidoreductase, with product MVTLVRVSAATPEPDLQRRTLSGWGRTAPTIANVLSTSDVEVIARAVTEAGERGVIARGLGRSYGDPAQNAGGVVIDMTALDRIHSIDPDSGQVVVDAGVSLDALMRAALPYGLWAPVLPGTRQVTIGGAIANDIHGKNHHSAGSFGNHIASMDLLTADGQVRTLTPDGPEAELFWATVAGIGLTGIILRATVRMKKTETAYFYVDADRTENLDETLALFTDGSDLNYDYSMAVPDLIARGPKHGRATFSRGSLATVDQLPDKLRSDPLKFDAPQLMTIPDVFPNGLGNKLIFGLINNVWQHTVPKNGARGKIQNLTQFYHPLDMLSEWNRAYGSKGFLQYQFSVPFGREDDLKRICHKIAHSGHYSFLNVLKRMGEANPAPLSWPTPGWMLSVDFQSKDGLGRFCSELDDDVLAAGGRLYTAKDSRTAAETFHRMYPRLDEWRKIRHSVDPDGVFISDMARRLEL
- a CDS encoding ABC transporter permease; translation: MHATSTVEPPETAAMNTAPPASDSRTWKRAVDDIKTGMSNRELWGHLGWQDIKQRYRRSVIGPFWITISQGVIALGLGLLYSQLFNLHIQTFLPYISTGFIVWTFISGCLSEGMETFISNEGLIKQMPAPLSVYALRTVWRQTLMFAHNLIVYVIIVSIFFTSLNHQYGLQEGVCTPGGICHPGLGWYTLTAIPAFVLLAINAGWVTLMLGVISTRYRDIPQVISSLIQLLFYLTPIVWPVDQLYQGGGREAVSWALPFIQFNPLYHFIQIIRAPLIGQQVSINSWFVVIGFTIVGWLLALLVMRNYRARVSYWV
- a CDS encoding decaprenylphospho-beta-D-erythro-pentofuranosid-2-ulose 2-reductase — its product is MIDAVGNPQSLLLLGGTSDIALAIAEKYLAQQPVRIVLAARQSPRLDAAAKRLRDKGADVSTVDFDAKDTASHPAVIDKAFAGGDIDVTVVAFGLLGDAEEVWQDHAKAVELATVNYTAAVSVGVALADKLKAQGHGAVVALSSVAGERVRRSNFLYGSTKAGFDGFYLGLGEALSPFGVKVTVVRPGQVRTKMTEGMGKAPLEQTAEQVADVAVNAVRGGKELVWAPSAFRPVMSALRHVPRPIFRKLPI